ACATCCTTTTTACCCCCTACCATGATTTCATAGTTAATGGTTGGCAAAATCAAATTTTGAAATGCATTATTGATTGTTTTGTCCAATGGTTTCTTGGGGGTAGCTGGGTATTGTTGCTGAATTCTTTTAATGCGATATTTAGTAAAGGAACTGCTGAGATAATCGGTGATTTTGTGGAATGTTTCTTCGGGTATGTCCACTTCTTTTATTAAAATTTCAACGTCCTCCAGTACTCCTTTATCATCAAACTCAACGCTATACCATAACCTGTCCTTTTTAAATTTGACTTCATAACTAACTTTGGCGCTATCCGTTTCGCGATAAAATTTTATACGTCTGGCATCTTCTAACTTCTCTGCTATAAGTTGCAAGGCCGCAGATGGAAATTGAGTTTTTCTAATTCTATATTCCCTTTCATATTTATTTTGGGCGTTCATAAATGTCCCTAAAAGGATTACGAAAAAAAATATGCTATACTTCTTCATATCTAAAACAACTTGTTTCATGATCGTTCACCATCCCCGTGGCCTGCATCATGGCATAGACTACGGTACTGCCCACAAATTTGAAGCCTCTCTTTTTTAAGTCTTTACTGATTATGTCCGAAAGTGGGGTGTTTCCGGGAGCATCCTTGTAGTGGGAAATGCTGTTTTTAATGGGGGAATCATCAACAAACGCCCAGAAGTATTTGCTAAAACTTCCAAATTCTTTTTGAATTTCCATAAAGGCAGTGGCGTTTGATACCGTTGCGTTTACCTTTAGCTTATTTCTGATTATCCCCTCGTTCTTTAAAAGAGCGTTAATTTTTTCTTGCTTGTAGGCGGCAATTTTTTTGTAGTCGAAATTGTCAAAGGCAGCCCTAAAATTTTCCCGTTTTCTTAGGATAGTTATCCAGCTTAACCCGGCTTGAAAGGTTTCCAAGATCAGGAATTCGAATAGGCTTGAGTCGTCTTTTACGGGTACGCCCCATTCCGTATCATGATATGCCTCGTAAAGGGAATCACCTAAGCACCAGCCACAACGTTTTAATTTATTTTGGTTCAATTCCATAAGGGTTAAGATAGTACATCCAAATAGGAACAAATGTAAAAATTCCCCCCACATAATAGTTGTGAAGGGAATTTTGTTTTCGTTTTTATTGAAAATGCACCTAGTTGGTGGCAACGGTAGATTTGTTTCTCAAATCAAGGAATTGCAATTCTCCGTCTTCCAGGGCATTTGCTATATCGGCTTTAACATACTTGTAGGTGTTAAAAAATTTTTTCCCACTGACCGATGTAAGTTTGACCATGTCATCACCCAATACTTTGACCACTTTTACCTTGACATCATCAAGACCTTTGTAATTGGCCACTCCTCCACGCTTTATTATAAAATTTGCCCTTGGGAAATGAATATGGTCAAAGGGAAGGTTAGTGGTTTTTTGTATGGTGAAAATATCCCCAACCTTAATATCAGCCGTGTCAGTTTGGCTAGTAGCGGCAAAGGATACCAAAAATAATGTTAAAAAAGAGAGTAAATGTTTCATTGTGCTATCAATTTAGGGTTAATATATAGGTTGTTAAAACAGTTAAAATGATATAGAAAATAGATAGTTAGGAATTTCCCCTTTAAATATTATCATATTCTCAAAATCGATACTGTCAAATTTCCAATTCAAAAATAAAAATTAAGATAAACATAAGAGTATCACTTTTGTTAAAAAAAGTTAAACTTTTAAAAATTAATAGTAATGCTATTATCTTAGCGGGTGTAAATTATTAAAATAAGGAGATGGAAGAACTCTTTCAAGGCGTAAAAATCCGCGTAAACGATAAATTGTATGTTAAAGATCCGGAATCTTCAGAACTGGGAAAGTCTATTGTAAAGATGAGCATTGTTATGATGGGGGAGCTAGGTTTTGAGAAGTTTAATTTTAGAAAATTAGGTGAAAGAATTGGATCCAATGAAAGTTCCATTTATCGTTATTTTGAGAACAAACACAAACTCTTACTATACTTAACTTCTTGGTATTGGGGCTGGATGGAGTATCAACTTGTTTTTGCCACACATAATATTCCCGAACCCACTGAAAAATTGACCAAGGCCATATATATGATTACTAGGGAAATTACCGAGGATTCCAATTTTTCCCATATCAATGAAGTTTTGCTGAATAGAATCGTCATCAATGAATACTCCAAATCTTATCTTACCAAGGAAGTGGACGAAGAAGATAAGGAAGGGTATTTTGCCAGTTACAAACGATTGGCGCGCAGGTTAAGCGAGATGATAAAACAGTTCAATCCAAACTATAAATATCCTTCCAGTTTAGCAAGTACAATCTTAGGTGGTGCGTTGCACCAACATTTTCTCAAGGACCATTTTTCGTCCATGACGGAATGTGGAGGGGAGGTCACTCCTACTGAATATTTGACCAATCTTGTTTTCAATGTACTAAATCAAAACCTTAATGGCTAAAACAGTATTGACCACTTGGCAACGGCTTATTGGCATGTTGCGTTTGGATAAGCGTGATGTTTTTCAAATTTTCTATTATGCCATTTTTGCAGGCCTTGTGAGTCTATCGCTACCCTTGGGTATACAGGCGATAATCAATCTTATACAGGGTGCCCAAATAAGTACTTCATGGATTGTACTTGTAGTCCTTGTAACCTTGGGGGTTGTCTTCGTTGGAATATTGCAACTCATGCAAATAAGAATCATCGAAAACCTTCAGCAAAAAATATTTACAAGGGCTTCCTTTGAATTTGCCTACAGATTTCCCAAAATAAAGATGAGCGAACTTTACAATTACTATCCACCGGAGTTGGCCAATCGTTTTTTTGATACCTTGACGATACAAAAGTCACTTTCCAAGGTTTTGATAGACTTTCCGTCGGCCCTCCTTCAGATTATCTTTGGGTTGCTATTGCTCTCCTTTTATCATCCTTTTTTTATTATTTACGGTATTCTATTATTGGGGCTCATTTACATCGTGTTCAAGTTTACCGCTAAAAAAGGCCTGGATACCAGTTTGGAGGAATCCAAAAACAAGTATAAGGTAGCACATTGGATTCAGGAGGTTGCCAGATCTATTGTAAGCTTTAAGCTCTCTGGTAAAACTTCCCATGCCATCAATAAAAATGACAGGCTGGTTTCGGAGTACTTGGATGCTAGGGAAAGCCATTTTAGAATTTTGGTGATTCAATACGCCCAGATGATTGGGTTTAAGGTATTGGTAACTGCTGGATTGCTCTTGATTGGAGGATTACTGGTATTGAACCAGGAGATGAACATAGGTCAGTTTGTGGCCGCTGAAATCATTATTCTATTGGTTATAAATTCAGTCGAAAAATTAATATTGGGACTGGAGACATTTTATGACCTCCTTACTTCTTTGGAAAAAATGGGACAGGTTGTAGATAAGGAATTGGAGTCGCAGGAAGGAGAGAGACCATTTGCTGAAGGCGAAAGCTTCACCATAGAACTGGAGGATGTTCATTACCGTCTGCCCGACACCGGAAAAGGTGTACTTAACGGTATTAATTTAAAAATTACCCCACAAAGCATTGTTCATCTCAAAGGAGGACGTAATTCCGGTAGAACTAGTTTCCTTAGGGTGGTGGCTGGAATTTTGGAACCGGATTCCGGCGGTGTATACGTGAACAATGCCTCCTTAAAGGGCATGAACCTAAATTATTATCGTGCCCATATTGGGCAATCATTGCTGGAGGAATCCCCTTTTGAGGGAACAATTCTGGACAATATTACTTTTGGTGACAAATCTATTTCACAGGAACAAATCTATTGGGCATTAAACAATGTTGGGCTCACCAGTTTTGTAAAGGAACAGCCCCATGGGCTTCAGACTATTATTTACCCTGAAGGGAAACAGATACCTTACACCATATCCAAAAGAATCGTATTGGCTAGAAGTATAGTCAACAAACCAAAACTACTCGTGCTCAAAGACCCATTGGATCAAATAGCTAGGGACGAAGCTGAAAAAATAATCCAGTTTTTAACAGATCCCGGTAACGGTTGGGCCCTTTTGGTCGTTAGCGAAAGCGACTTGTGGTCCAAATACTGTAATGGGGTGGTTACCTTGGAAAAAGGTAAGGTTGTTAACGAAAAATATAAGTAAGGTTATGTTGAATATCTCATACAATAAACTAAACCAAAAAGTTTCCATAGAGCACTTTGACTCCGTGAAAAAGGTTTTTCATCAAAGGCATTACAAGCACTTTAATAGGTTTCTTCTTGCGTTCGCACTTATTGGGGTGATCATCCTTTTTTTGCCATGGACTCAAAATATTTCTGGATCGGGCTCCGTAACGACATTGACTCCGGATCAACGTCCCCAGACAATTCAATCCCCTATTCCAGGTAAAATCGAGAAGTGGTTCGTAAGAGAGGGAGACTATGTAGAAAAAGGGGATACCATACTTTTTATTTCGGAAATTAAAAATGAATATTTTGATCCGAGATTGGTCGAAAGAACCGGTAATCAGCTTAAAGCTAAGGAGGCCTCGGTAAATTCATACCAAGGTAAGGTTAAGGCGTTAAACGTTCAAATAGCGGCACTGATCAATGAACGAAAATTGAAATTACAGCAAGCACAAAATAAATTGATGCAGGCCAAATTGAAGGTGCAGAGCGATAGTATCGACCTTGAAGCGGCCAAGACGAATATTCTAATAGCCCAAAGACAGTTTAATCGTACTGAGCAACTGGAAAGTGAAGGGTTAAAGGCAGTTACCGATGTTGAAGAGAAACGAATGAAACTCCAAGAGGCACAGGCAAAATTGATATCCCAGGAAAATAAACTTTTGGCGGCCAAGAACGAGGTCATCAATTCCGAGGTGGAAATCAATAGGGTGCAGGCAGAGTATACAGATAAGGTCTCAAAGGCCCAAAGTGAAATGTTTACAGCACAGTCCAATCAATTTGATTCTGAGGCACAGGTCAATAAATTGGAGAGTGAAGTGACCAATTACGAAATACGGAACGATTTATATTATATCCGTGCACCACAAAATGGTTTTATTAACAAGGCCATTCAGGCAGGTATCGGGGAAACCTTTAAGGAAGGCGATCGTTTGGTAGGCATAATGCCTTCAGATTATGAGGTAGCGGTAGAGACCTTCGTAGACCCCATAGATTTGCCCTTAATTCATTTGGGAGAAAAAATCAGGATTCAGTTCGATGGCTGGCCCGTAATTGTTTTTAGCGGATGGCCCAACGTATCCTATGGAACTTATGGTGGTAAAGTGGTAGCTATAGAAACCTTTATAAGTCCTAACGGAAAATATCGCGTGCTCGTGGCCCCGGACGAGGAGGACCATCAATGGCCCGAAGCTATTAGGGTTGGGTCTGGAGTAAGGACAATTGCTTTATTGGAGGATGTTCCCATTTGGTTTGAGCTATGGAGACAGTTAAATGGATTCCCTCCAAACTATTACCAACCACAGGGAGCACAAGCTGAACCGGTCAAAAAATAGGTATGAACAAGTATTTTTTTCTGAGCCTGCTATTTTGTAGTTGTTTTTTGGTTAGCGGTCAACAGACCGATACATTGGTCCTTAAATTCAATGAATACCTTGGCTATGTAAAAAGGTTCCATCCCATTGCAAAGCAGGCAGAACTGGCTCTTAGTACTGGGCAGGCAAATTTGCTCAAGGCCAGAGGAGGCTTTGATCCAAAAATAGATGTGGATTATGAGCGTAAGGATTTTAAGGGAACAGAGTACTATGACCGGCTTAATGCCACGTTTAAGATTCCTACATGGTACGGTATAGAGCTAAAGGGGAACTTTGAGCAAAATGAAGGAGCTTACATTAATTCTGATGAATCGGTTCCTGAGGATGGGCTCTATAGTGCAGGGGTATCTTTGTCTTTGGGGCGGGGTTCTTGGATCAATGAACGCATGGCGACGCTAAAAAGAGCCAAGTTCTTTAGGGAACAGAGTAAGGCCGACCGGGATTTATTGGTAAACCAGATTTTATTTGATGCTTCCTTGGCCTATTTCGATTGGTTACAGGCGTATAGAAATAGTAAGGTGTATTCGGATTTCCTAGAAAATGCGCAAACACGCTTTGTGGGAATTCGTACAAGTGCCTTGGCAGGAGATATAGCAGCTATAGATACCGTAGAGGCCAAAATTGCCGTTCAAAACCGGGCCCTTGAATTGGAACAGGCAAGGGTTAATCTGGTAAACAAATCCATGGAACTATCCAATTTCCTATGGTTAGGTGAGAATATTCCGGTGAATTTGCAACCCAATGTAGTTCCAGAGGAAAATCTGGATATGGAGATAGATCAAACCTTTGAAATATTGGGCAAACCTTTGGACAGTTTCTCCTTGGAAAACCATCCAAAGCTGAAAAGTCTTGGTTTTAAGGTGGACGGACTCATTGTGGATAAAAGGCTAAAGACGAACAAACTTCTTCCTACCATCGATGTTGAGTATAATTTGCTTACAGAAACTCCGGAATTTATAAATTCCTTTCAAACGGAGTATTATAAGGGAGGAGTCACCTTTCAGTTGCCGTTGTTCTTAAGGAAGGAAAGAGGGGATTTGAAATTGGCAAAAATAAAATTGATGGACGCCCAGCTGGAATTTGACAATGCAGAGGTTGCTATTCAAAATAAGGTAACGGCTATCTATAATGAATTGGATTCTTTTGAAAATCAGAACCAATTGATTCGGGATATTGTTACAAACTATCAGAGCATGTTGACCGCCGAGGAACGAAAATTCAGTTTTGGCGAAAGTTCCCTCTTCCTTATCAATTCCAGGGAAAGCAAACTCATAGATGCAATATTGAAGCAGAATGCCGTCCAGAACAAATATTATACGGCCAAGGCAAAGCTTTTTAATAGTCTTGCCGTGAACCCGGAAAATTTATAAAATCAAATAATGGGGAGATTATGAAGAAAGACAAGAATGAAAGGTCTGTGGACATTAAGCTGATTATCTTGGACACCTTTTTCATGGTTTCTGGAATTTTCTTGGCTGCCTTTGGTTTAGAAAGTTTTCTGCTGCCAAATAAATTTATTGATGGCGGAGCCACGGGAATATCTTTACTTATTGCGGAGACCGCGAAAGTACCGTTGTACCTACTCATCATAATGGTGAATATTCCATTTATAGTACTTGGATACAAGGTTATAGGCAAATTGTTCGCTTTAAAAACCGCTATAGCTATTCTTGGTTTGGCACTTGTATTGGTCTTTGTCGATTTCCCGGAGATTACAAAAGATAAGTTATTGGTTTCCGTTTTTGGTGGGTTTTTCTTGGGTGCGGGTATCGGTCTTTCCGTTAGAGGGGGAGGTGTATTGGATGGTACCGAGGTGTTGGCTATTTATTTGAGCAGAAAACTGGGAACCACAATTGGGGACATTATTATCCTAATAAATATTTTGGTCTTCTTGGGAGCAGCATATCTTTTATCCATTGAAACGGCATTATATTCCATGTTGACGTATTTGTCTGCATCCAAAACATTGGACTTTGTAATCGAGGGTATTGAGGAATATACCGGGGTGACGATTGTTTCCGACGAAAGCGAGGAAATAAGGTCCATGATTATAGAAAAGTTGGGTCGAGGATTAACACTTTACAAGGCAAAAGGAGGTTATGGAAGACATGGTGAACATACCGAATATGATGTAATTTATACGGTTATAACACGATTAGAAATTCGCCGACTTAATATAGAAATCAATAAGATAGACCCAAAAGCATTTGTGGTAATGAGTAAGATCAACGATACTCGAGGGGGTATGATTAAGAAGCGAAGCATAAAATGATAGTAATACTATTAAAAAAGAAAGTTTAACACCCAATTAACAAAGTATATGATTTATTTTTTTTCTTAGAGATTATCTTTGTCGGGAATTAATACATAATTTTTTATGAAGAAGAATTTCTATTTATTGCTGATTTTAGGTGTAACTTTTTCCATGGTTCATGCTAGGGAATCTGGTCATAGCTTTAAAACCGAAAATAATAAGATGACAACGAATTGTGATTTAGTGGACTGTAATACTTCTAGTCATTCTCAAATCTCTAAAAAACAGGAACTTTTCTTGATTGATGTAGAAGATGAGGTGGACCTGGGGTTCAATCCATATTTATACCTTTCACCGGATTTTGACCCCCATATGGGAATGGAATTGGATATCGATTCGTTACAACCGATAGAGGAGGAAGTTGAGGTTATTCTAGATTTTGATACCTCCCTTTATTTGCCTAAGAATTTTAATCCCTACAAGGGAATTTGAGTTTAGTTTGGTTTGGTTAGTTGGGGCTGGTCTTTACTTTTTGTAAAGACCAGCCTTTTTTTATAATTGGCTTTAGGTGGATTGTAAGGTATAGGATATATTTTCAACCAATCAATTTCTAAATAAACGATATGGACGTTACTACGAAAATTTCTCTGACTCAAGCTTTATCGAATGCCATTTCTTATCACCAATATTTAAATCTGGTAAAAATCATGGCAATAGAAGGGAAGTCTACAGGTAATGATACTTCAGAAGCCTATGTGAACTATACTAAGTTGAATGCCAAGAGAATGCAGCGATGGGATAAGACACTAAGGTTTGATGACGAGGTAATCAATAAGATAAAATCAGTTTACGTAAAAGTAAATTGGTTGGTTTTGACTGAAAGTTGGTGTGGGGATGCCTCACCAGCCTTACCCGTAATGAATAAGATAAGCGAGCTTAATCCCAATATAACGTTAAAGGTTGTTATTAGGGATGAACATCCGGAACTTATGCGCCATTTTTTAACGAACGGTGCAATGTCCATTCCTAAGCTTATACAGCTTGAACCGGAAACTCAAAGGGTTTTAGGAACTTGGGGTCCCCGTTCAACAAAAGCGACCCATTTGGTGGATGCCTTTAAAAAAGAGCATGGAGCCCTAACAGCGGAGTTTAGGGAAAGTCTTCAAATTTGGTATAATAAGGATAAGGGGCAGAGTATACTGCAAGACTTATTAAACTTACTTTCCTTGGAATAAGTAGGTAATGGTGCCTTTCTGCAAAGCTTTATCGGAAGTGCTGAACTGTGCTTTGTAGGCATAGGCGATAGCATTGTCTACCAAACAACCATTGGATGTTCCCGAGCTTTTTTCATTAAAACTGGCATCCAAAACTTGACCAAGGTTGTTAACCTCAATATTGATTACCACTTTCCCACCTTCTATGCAGGTATAAATAGGAGGAGGCAAACGGTAACCATTTCTGTCTACCAACGAGAAGGACACGGAGGTTCTTCTTTCAGCAAGGTTATTGGTATATTCCTGTTTTTGGGCCTCTTTTTCTCCTAACATTTGTTTCTTTTCCTCCCTTTTTTGGGCCAATTCCTTTACACGCTGCACAAAATCGGCATCGGATAAGAGGTTTTCGGCTATTTCGCCGTTGTCTTCCATCGCCCTTTCTTCCATGATTTCCTCCAACGTCTGTAAAGGTTCTGGACTACCGTAGCTGGGTTTGGCCGTTTCATTGAATGCCATATGACTTTTTATAGCCTCTGTCTTTGCAAGTTCTTCCAAAATCTTTTCCTCTTCCTCCGTAAGTTCCTCGGGTTCCTCTAGGACCATTTCTACCACATAATCATCTTCTTCATCCGCTTGGCCACCTAGATGAATGTTGTATAATACCAAGACAACAATACCCATGGAAAAAAGGGTAATCAAAAAAGATAATTGTTGTCTGTTGAGATTCATGAGTATATAACCTATATTTTCTAAAAATATTACAGCAAATCGATGAACGGGAAATTAATAAAATTGTGCCGATTTATCTATTTCTGCAACATTCGTTCCGAAAAGACCTCAGGGTCTTGGGCTATATTTACGTTAAAATCACCTATTTTGGTTCTTCTGAGCTTGGATAGATGCCCGCCCGAATCTAGGGCCTTTCCAAAATCGTGGGCAATGGAACGTATATAAGTTCCTTTGCTACAGGAGATTAAAAAATCTACTTCGGGGAGTCTAACATCGGTTATTTCAAAGGAATTAATAAGCACTTTCCTTTTTTTAACGGAGACCTCCTTGCCTTCCCTGGCATACTCGTACAAGCGCTTTCCATCTTTTTTAATGGCTGAAAAGACCGGAGGGGCCTGCTCAATTTCCCCTATAAATTGAGATGTGGTTCTAGTGATTAGGTCTTCGGTAATATGTGCTGTAGGGAAACATTCGCTTATTTCGGTTTCCAAATCAAAGGAGGGCGTAGTGCTGCCCAAAGTAATTGTGCCCGTATATTCTTTGGTCTGACCTTGATAGTCCGGGATTTTTTTTGTGAATTTTCCGGTGCATATAATTAAAAGACCGGTGGCCAACGGATCGAGTGTTCCGGCATGGCCTATTTTTATCTTTTTAAGTCCGAATCTTTTTCTGATCGCCCATTTTAGTTTGTTCACGGCCTGGAAAGAAGACCAACCTAGGGGCTTATCGATTAGTAATACTTGACCATTCAAAAAATCATCCTTGGTCAATGCTTCCATTATGAGATTTTTTGTGAATTAAGAATTGGTCACACCAAATAGTATGGCGATTAAACCAACGACTAGACAATAGATAGCAAAATAAGAAAGTTTGCTTTTGCGAACAAGTTGTATCATCCAGGTGCAAGCGACCAATCCTGCAATGAAGGCCGCCAAAAAACCTGCACCCATGGCCATATTGTTTTCGCCATTAAAATTGAGTTCTCCTCCAATAAGGTCCTTTGCAATCTTACCAAAAATAAGAGGTACTACCATTAAAAAGGAAAAACGTGCGGATTTTGATTTGTCTACGCCCAATAAGACGGAAGTCGAAATAGTGGCCCCGCTTCGGGATATACCTGGTAGCATGGCAATGGCCTGTGAGATACCAATGATCAATGCACTTCCAAAACCTACCTTTTTACCCGTATCCTTTGCTTTATCGGCAAAATATAAGAGTACCGCAGTAATCAGCAACATAAAACCAACGAACATGACATTCCCCCCAAAAAAGGCTTCCAACTGCTTCTCAAAAAATAGGCCCACAAAAACGGCCGGTAACATGGAAACGATGATCTTGACAGTGAATTGGCTTTCCTCGTTCCATTTAAATTGGAATAGCCCCCTTATAATCTCCCAAATATCCTTTCTGAAGACCACAATGGTACTTAATGCGGTAGCAAAATGTAAAATCACGGTAAATAACAAACTTTCCTCGGGAACGGAGTTGTCTCCCAAAATAGCCTTGCCCAATTCTAGATGTCCGCTTGAGGAAACGGGTAGGAACTCGGTCAGTCCTTGAACTATTCCGAGAATAATTGCATCAATGATATCCAAATTATGCTTTCTTTTTATGTGGATTCAAAAGAATGGCATAGACCTCTATTCCCAGTCCGATTAAAACCAGGGTAGGTGCCAACCGTATCCTTCTAAAGTTGAAGATTTCCGGGTTAAAGACATTAGGGTCATCGCTACCTCCGCCGCTCATCAAGATAAAGCCCAATGACATACACGCCAATCCTATGAACATGAAAAGGTAATTTTTCTTTTGAAAAATAAATTCATGTTTTGGGCTTTGTTCAACTTTGTTCTTTTTGCTCATGGGGCAAATTTAATAATATAATTCGTCTGTTCTTAAATTTAAGAAACGTTGGGTGGCAAAGTATGTGCTGAGCAAGGAAATAATCATCCCCAAAAGAAAAACACCTACTAAAAGAATTACGAGTATCAAGGGGTCTTCCAAAAGTCCCAGATCTTGAAAATTGGTGTTTACATAATAGATGACCCCCGCTATGGCAATAAGAGCAATGAGGGCCCCCAACATTCCCAACTTTATGTTCTGCCAGATAAATGGCTTGCGAATAAAACTCTTGGTGGCACCTACCATTTGCATGGTCTTGATGATAAATCGTTTGGAATAAATGGAAAGCCGTATGGAACTGTTGATGAGCAATACCGCAATTACGGTGAAAATGGCACTGGCAACCAAGATCCAAAAGCCTATTTTTTCTACGCTTTTGGCTACCATGCCAACCAATACACGATCATAGCTCACTTCGTCCACATAGCTTTTTTCTTCAAGTGTGGCGGCGATTTCCGCTACCTTCTCTGAAGTGACAAAGTCAGCGTTCAATTTAACATCAATGGAATTTTTTAGGGGATTGTAACCCAAATAGTCCACAAAATCCTCACCA
This window of the Maribacter cobaltidurans genome carries:
- a CDS encoding DNA-3-methyladenine glycosylase I; protein product: MNQNKLKRCGWCLGDSLYEAYHDTEWGVPVKDDSSLFEFLILETFQAGLSWITILRKRENFRAAFDNFDYKKIAAYKQEKINALLKNEGIIRNKLKVNATVSNATAFMEIQKEFGSFSKYFWAFVDDSPIKNSISHYKDAPGNTPLSDIISKDLKKRGFKFVGSTVVYAMMQATGMVNDHETSCFRYEEV
- a CDS encoding TetR/AcrR family transcriptional regulator — its product is MEELFQGVKIRVNDKLYVKDPESSELGKSIVKMSIVMMGELGFEKFNFRKLGERIGSNESSIYRYFENKHKLLLYLTSWYWGWMEYQLVFATHNIPEPTEKLTKAIYMITREITEDSNFSHINEVLLNRIVINEYSKSYLTKEVDEEDKEGYFASYKRLARRLSEMIKQFNPNYKYPSSLASTILGGALHQHFLKDHFSSMTECGGEVTPTEYLTNLVFNVLNQNLNG
- a CDS encoding peptidase domain-containing ABC transporter — translated: MAKTVLTTWQRLIGMLRLDKRDVFQIFYYAIFAGLVSLSLPLGIQAIINLIQGAQISTSWIVLVVLVTLGVVFVGILQLMQIRIIENLQQKIFTRASFEFAYRFPKIKMSELYNYYPPELANRFFDTLTIQKSLSKVLIDFPSALLQIIFGLLLLSFYHPFFIIYGILLLGLIYIVFKFTAKKGLDTSLEESKNKYKVAHWIQEVARSIVSFKLSGKTSHAINKNDRLVSEYLDARESHFRILVIQYAQMIGFKVLVTAGLLLIGGLLVLNQEMNIGQFVAAEIIILLVINSVEKLILGLETFYDLLTSLEKMGQVVDKELESQEGERPFAEGESFTIELEDVHYRLPDTGKGVLNGINLKITPQSIVHLKGGRNSGRTSFLRVVAGILEPDSGGVYVNNASLKGMNLNYYRAHIGQSLLEESPFEGTILDNITFGDKSISQEQIYWALNNVGLTSFVKEQPHGLQTIIYPEGKQIPYTISKRIVLARSIVNKPKLLVLKDPLDQIARDEAEKIIQFLTDPGNGWALLVVSESDLWSKYCNGVVTLEKGKVVNEKYK
- a CDS encoding HlyD family secretion protein, whose amino-acid sequence is MLNISYNKLNQKVSIEHFDSVKKVFHQRHYKHFNRFLLAFALIGVIILFLPWTQNISGSGSVTTLTPDQRPQTIQSPIPGKIEKWFVREGDYVEKGDTILFISEIKNEYFDPRLVERTGNQLKAKEASVNSYQGKVKALNVQIAALINERKLKLQQAQNKLMQAKLKVQSDSIDLEAAKTNILIAQRQFNRTEQLESEGLKAVTDVEEKRMKLQEAQAKLISQENKLLAAKNEVINSEVEINRVQAEYTDKVSKAQSEMFTAQSNQFDSEAQVNKLESEVTNYEIRNDLYYIRAPQNGFINKAIQAGIGETFKEGDRLVGIMPSDYEVAVETFVDPIDLPLIHLGEKIRIQFDGWPVIVFSGWPNVSYGTYGGKVVAIETFISPNGKYRVLVAPDEEDHQWPEAIRVGSGVRTIALLEDVPIWFELWRQLNGFPPNYYQPQGAQAEPVKK
- a CDS encoding TolC family protein: MNKYFFLSLLFCSCFLVSGQQTDTLVLKFNEYLGYVKRFHPIAKQAELALSTGQANLLKARGGFDPKIDVDYERKDFKGTEYYDRLNATFKIPTWYGIELKGNFEQNEGAYINSDESVPEDGLYSAGVSLSLGRGSWINERMATLKRAKFFREQSKADRDLLVNQILFDASLAYFDWLQAYRNSKVYSDFLENAQTRFVGIRTSALAGDIAAIDTVEAKIAVQNRALELEQARVNLVNKSMELSNFLWLGENIPVNLQPNVVPEENLDMEIDQTFEILGKPLDSFSLENHPKLKSLGFKVDGLIVDKRLKTNKLLPTIDVEYNLLTETPEFINSFQTEYYKGGVTFQLPLFLRKERGDLKLAKIKLMDAQLEFDNAEVAIQNKVTAIYNELDSFENQNQLIRDIVTNYQSMLTAEERKFSFGESSLFLINSRESKLIDAILKQNAVQNKYYTAKAKLFNSLAVNPENL
- a CDS encoding YitT family protein; this encodes MKKDKNERSVDIKLIILDTFFMVSGIFLAAFGLESFLLPNKFIDGGATGISLLIAETAKVPLYLLIIMVNIPFIVLGYKVIGKLFALKTAIAILGLALVLVFVDFPEITKDKLLVSVFGGFFLGAGIGLSVRGGGVLDGTEVLAIYLSRKLGTTIGDIIILINILVFLGAAYLLSIETALYSMLTYLSASKTLDFVIEGIEEYTGVTIVSDESEEIRSMIIEKLGRGLTLYKAKGGYGRHGEHTEYDVIYTVITRLEIRRLNIEINKIDPKAFVVMSKINDTRGGMIKKRSIK
- a CDS encoding thioredoxin family protein; the protein is MDVTTKISLTQALSNAISYHQYLNLVKIMAIEGKSTGNDTSEAYVNYTKLNAKRMQRWDKTLRFDDEVINKIKSVYVKVNWLVLTESWCGDASPALPVMNKISELNPNITLKVVIRDEHPELMRHFLTNGAMSIPKLIQLEPETQRVLGTWGPRSTKATHLVDAFKKEHGALTAEFRESLQIWYNKDKGQSILQDLLNLLSLE
- the truB gene encoding tRNA pseudouridine(55) synthase TruB is translated as MEALTKDDFLNGQVLLIDKPLGWSSFQAVNKLKWAIRKRFGLKKIKIGHAGTLDPLATGLLIICTGKFTKKIPDYQGQTKEYTGTITLGSTTPSFDLETEISECFPTAHITEDLITRTTSQFIGEIEQAPPVFSAIKKDGKRLYEYAREGKEVSVKKRKVLINSFEITDVRLPEVDFLISCSKGTYIRSIAHDFGKALDSGGHLSKLRRTKIGDFNVNIAQDPEVFSERMLQK
- a CDS encoding undecaprenyl-diphosphate phosphatase, which gives rise to MDIIDAIILGIVQGLTEFLPVSSSGHLELGKAILGDNSVPEESLLFTVILHFATALSTIVVFRKDIWEIIRGLFQFKWNEESQFTVKIIVSMLPAVFVGLFFEKQLEAFFGGNVMFVGFMLLITAVLLYFADKAKDTGKKVGFGSALIIGISQAIAMLPGISRSGATISTSVLLGVDKSKSARFSFLMVVPLIFGKIAKDLIGGELNFNGENNMAMGAGFLAAFIAGLVACTWMIQLVRKSKLSYFAIYCLVVGLIAILFGVTNS
- a CDS encoding DUF3098 domain-containing protein — translated: MSKKNKVEQSPKHEFIFQKKNYLFMFIGLACMSLGFILMSGGGSDDPNVFNPEIFNFRRIRLAPTLVLIGLGIEVYAILLNPHKKKA